In one window of Camelina sativa cultivar DH55 chromosome 15, Cs, whole genome shotgun sequence DNA:
- the LOC104748460 gene encoding uncharacterized protein LOC104748460: MKTQIARLYLVHVGVLGLSRNSRIPLEYAKRALNEEAFESFQWGRVGFKSLVDSIKVLGLPNNAYTLHGCVHVLLIWAFESVKVLGASYGNVREGVDLPLLRWRGGRPRKDIEAFISGSKLLNNGELQVKHLVPKPLEFIYPDWPGQYCMYGVGEGLKKKLDNLLLDVINGEVDEREWDSPTSIRNVPNNAKEQKESVGDKCSAEKASGDKYSGVQGEDGSGRLFTMVETLGAKMDNIQISFSRAIAEVVFKLQGMESRMGNFESDVQLLKKVVINTTDGGAHTQGPLTLRNDEQKIEEV, from the exons ATGAAGACGCAGATAGCTCGGTTGTATCTTGTTCATGTTGGAGTGCTTGGTTTATCAAGGAACAGTCGGATTCCTCTGGAATACGCTAAAAGGGCGTTGAATGAAGAAGCATTTGAGAGTTTTCAATGGGGTAGGGTTGGATTCAAGAGTTTAGTTGATTCCATCAAAGTCCTTGGGTTACCTAACAATGCTTATACCCTCCATGGATGTGTCCATGTATTGCTGATATGGGCATTTGAGAGCGTGAAGGTGCTGGGGGCTAGCTACGGGAATGTAAGAGAAGGTGTAGATTTGCCTCTGTTAAGGTGGAGAGGAGGGAGGCCAAGGAAGGATATCGAAGCCTTCATATCCGGGAGCAAACTCCTTAATAATGGGGAG CTTCAGGTGAAGCATTTAGTACCTAAACCTTTGGAGTTCATATATCCAGATTGGCCAGGACAGTATTGTATGTATGGTGTAGGagaaggtttgaagaagaaactggataaTCTGCTGTTAGACGTGATCAATGGCGAAGTGGATGAAAGAGAATgggatt CCCCAACCAGCATCCGTAATGTCCCCAATAATGCGAAGGAGCAGAAAGAAAGTGTTGGGGACAAATGTTCAGCAGAGAAGGCGTCTGGAGATAAGTATTCAGGTGTGCAGGGTGAAGATGGTAGTGGAAGGTTATTTACTATGGTTGAAACACTAGGGGCGAAAATGGATAATATTCAGATATCGTTTTCTAGAGCAATAGCGGAAGTTGTGTTCAAACTTCAAGGTATGGAGAGTAGGATGGGTAACTTTGAGAGTGACGTTCAACTATTGAAGAAAGTTGTTATCAACACAACGGATGGAGGAGCGCATACGCAAGGACCTCTTACATTAAGAAATGACGAACAAAAAATAGAGGAGGTATGA
- the LOC104746790 gene encoding uncharacterized protein LOC104746790 produces the protein MLVLPKLKSKSRCCSLMEKNLMKMKLMKSTFHLKRASETIVGEEVAEEITKEVAEEVAEEVAEEIAKEVAVLPAGYMAQMHHERELMNRRKTDTRIFVSPSWFN, from the exons ATGCTCGTGCTCCCAA AGTTGAAGAGCAAGTCCCGATGCTGCTCGTTGATGGAGAAGaatttgatgaagatgaaatTGATGAAGTCGACGTTTCATCTGAAGCGAGCGAGTGAAACTA TTGTTGGGGAAGAGGTTGCTGAAGAGATTACTAAAGAGGTTGCGGAAGAGGTTGCTGAAGAGGTTGCTGAAGAGATTGCTAAAGAGGTTGCTGTCTTGCCTGCAGGTTACATGGCACAAATGCACCATGAAAGAGAG CTCATGAACCGTAGGAAgactgatactaggatttttgtgtctcctagttggttcaattaa
- the LOC104748461 gene encoding receptor like protein 30-like, translating into MDSTMLRSLDVSYNNLVGKLPKSLMNCQDLEFFNVRGNKIKDTFPFWLGSRESLMVLVLRSNAFYGPIYNSSAYLGFPRLSIIDISNNNFVGSLPQDYFVNWTEMSLVWDINRSNYPRNTSSRTIQYGGLQTIPRSNYVGVGDNFNMHADSIDLAYKGVDTDFDRIFRGFKAIDFSGNRISGHIPRSIGLLSELRLLNLSGNAFTGKIPSSLANITKLETLDLSRNNFSGEIPRSLGNLSFLSNINFSHNHLQGLVPRSTQFGSQNCYSFVGNPGLYGLEEICGEKHVPVPTPRQHDESTSEPEEPMLNWIAAAIAFGPGVFCGLVSGHIFTSYKHMWFMAG; encoded by the coding sequence ATGGATAGCACTATGCTACGATCACTTGATGTCAGCTACAACAATTTGGTGGGGAAGCTTCCAAAATCTTTGATGAATTGCCAGgatttggaattttttaatGTGAGAGGAAACAAGATCAAGGACACGTTTCCATTTTGGTTGGGCTCTCGGGAATCATTAATGGTTCTTGTGCTCCGATCAAATGCATTCTATGGTCCAATCTACAACTCATCTGCTTATTTGGGGTTTCCCCGCCTGAGTATCATTGACatatccaataataattttgttggaTCATTACCACAAGACTATTTTGTCAATTGGACTGAAATGTCATTGGTGTGGGATATCAATCGATCTAACTACCCAAGAAACACTTCCTCAAGAACGATACAATATGGGGGACTTCAAACTATCCCAAGGTCTAACTACGTGGGCGTGGGGGACAATTTCAACATGCATGCAGATTCGATTGATTTGGCGTACAAAGGAGTAGACACAGATTTTGATCGGATCTTTCGTGGCTTCAAAGCCATTGATTTTTCTGGAAACCGAATCTCCGGACATATTCCTAGATCCATTGGTTTGTTGAGCGAACTGCGTCTTCTCAACTTATCAGGCAATGCATTCACAGGAAAAATCCCATCATCCTTGGCGAATATTACAAAGCTCGAGACATTAGACCTCTCCCGAAATAACTTTTCAGGTGAAATTCCTCGGAGTCTCGGGAACCTCTCGTTTCTGTCAAACATCAACTTCTCCCACAATCATTTACAAGGATTGGTGCCACGGAGCACACAGTTCGGAAGTCAAAATTGTTATTCATTCGTGGGTAATCCTGGACTCTATGGCCTCGAAGAAATCTGTGGAGAAAAACATGTCCCCGTTCCTACACCGCGTCAACACGATGAGTCTACGTCAGAACCAGAAGAGCCTATGTTGAATTGGATAGCAGCCGCGATAGCTTTTGGACCTGGTGTGTTTTGCGGATTAGTGAGCGGACACATCTTCACTTCATACAAACACATGTGGTTTATGGCTGGTTAA